Part of the Sulfuricurvum kujiense DSM 16994 genome, CAAAAATCCCAGAAAGAGGGGGATTGCCGAGCAGGTACAAAACGGGGTGATGATCCCAAAGAGGGCGGCGAGGATATTGCCGGTAAACTCGCGTTTGCCCGCCAGATAGGCACGTACTTTCTCGGTGTTGAACCAGGTACGCAAAAACGAAACGGCAAAGATGATGGAGAGGAGTAAAAACCAGATTTTGATCGTATCGTAGAGAAAAAAGTGCAAAGCATCACCCAACCGTCCGGAAAACCCGAGCCAATCGAGGACGATTTTGCCGCTGAATTCCTGCCACATGATCAGTCACACAACTCGGATTTGACGATAGGAAGCAACTCTTTTTCTATCAGATCGAGTGTTTTTGCGTACTCTTCAACCGCCTTACCACTCGGGTCTTCGAAAGCGACATGGATCGTTTTGACCGCTTTGGGGAACATCGGGCAGGTTTCATGGGCATGGTCGCAGACGGTGACAACGAGATCGAACGGAGTATCGATCACGGTATCGATCACTTTGGAGTGGTACACATCTTTCCAATACCCTTTTTCTTCCAGCAGAGACTGAGCGTTCGGATTGACTTTGCCGCTTGCTTTGACGCCCGAGCTTTGCGCATACACGCAATCGCCCATTTTAGCATTGATCAGCGCTTCGGCCATGATTGAGCGGCAGCTGTTGCCGGTGCAGAGGATAAGAACATTTTTCATAGGGTACAACCTTCGTTTTGGGATAATTTTTTCAAGGGAGGCAAATCGAGATTTAGACAGCGGATTTCCGCTAACGCTTCGCTGCGGAAACGATCCAGCGGAGAACGGATAGAATAATAGGCCCACGTGCCGCACCGATCCACCCGTAAAAAGCCGCCGTCTTTCAGGATTTTGAGATGACGGGAGAGGCGTGATTGGATCATCCCGAAACTCTCCTGCATATCACAGACGCACAGTGCTCCGTGCGTATCCAAAAAAGCGAGGAGCTTCACGCGTGTTTCATCGTTTAGCGCCGATACGGTTTCTAAGAAGATATCCATTGTCACCTCCATTTTACAGCATTGTAACATAAATGAAATCATATATCAAGATATATTGATTTAATATCTGCTTTTAGCTATAGTGTTGTCATTAAAATAAAAGGTATACCATGTTGAAAGTATTATTCGTCTGTGTTCATAACAGTGCTCGAAGTCAAATGGCAGAAGCTTTTTTCAATCAATATGCGGCAAATACCGATTGTGCCGAAAGTGCAGGGATAGAACCCGGTAAACTCAATTCCTATGTTGTTCAGGCAATGAGCGAAAAAGGAATAGATATATCAGCTAATGAAACGAAAGGTGTATTTAATCTTTACAAAGAGGGGCGAACCTACAGTCACGTTATTACGGTTTGTGATGCGGAAGCGGCGCAGCGCTGCCCAATATTTCCCGGAATAAGCCGGATCATTATGTGGAGTTTTCCCGATCCTTCAACATTTACCGGAAGCGATGAGGAGATCATGCAGCAGGTTCGTGCTGTCCGTGATACAATCGAAGAAAAAGTAAAGGCATTTATTGCCAATCCGCTTGATGAGAATGTCTTATGATTTTAGCTGTTTCTCTTTTTTTAGTGACGCTCGTTTTTGTCATATGGCAGCCGCGCGGACTGCAAATCGGTACTACGGCTGTTATCGGAGCTGTTGCAGCCGTGGTGTTGGGGGTTGTCAGTATTACCGATGTCTGGACGGTCACTTCCATCGTATGGGATGCGACGCTGGCGTTTATCGGGATTATTTTACTCTCGATGGTACTCGATGAGATCGGGTTTTTCGAGTGGGCGGCGCTCAAGATGGCGCGCCTATCCGGCGGAAACGGTCATCTGATGTTCGTCTATATCCTCATCCTCGGCGCACTCGTATCGGCACTGTTTGCCAACGACGGCGCAGCACTGATCCTAACCCCGATCGTACTCGCCAAAATGAAGCACCTCAAAATGAACCCGATCGCGGTTTTCGCCTTTTTGATGGCGGGGGGATTTATCGGCGACAGCGCTTCCAATCCGCTCGTAATCTCGAACCTGACCAATATCGTGACGGCGGGGTATTTTGGGATCGGGTTTTGGGAGTATGCCAAAACGATGTTCTTGCCGAATCTCCTCAGTATCGTCGCCTCTATTGCGGTATTATGGATTTATTTTCGCAAAGATATTCCCACTTTCATCGATATCACACAGTTGGCTACACCCGAATCCGCGATCAAAAATATGACGATGTTTCGGCTGAGCTGGTGGTTTTTGGCTCTGCTGATGGCGGGGTATTTCATCGGGGATGCGTATCATCTCCCCGTGTCGGTATTTGCCCTCGGCGGTGCACTCGTCTTTTTAGCTATTGCAACCTATTTTAAAGCTACGAAGCCGATTATGACGATCAAGGCTGCCCCGTGGCAGGTGGTGTGGTTCAGTATCGGCCTCTACGTCGTCGTCTACGGTCTTAAAAACGGGGGATTGACCACCTATCTCGCTGGGGTGATCACCGAGTTGCAAAGCATGGGGAATGTCTATGCCGTGATAGGAACGGGCTTCCTCTCCGCCATCCTCAGTTCGGTCATGAATAATATGCCGACCATTATGGTGATGGATATCGCGATCGCCGAAGCGGGAAATCAAGCACTGGCATATGCCAATATCCTCGGCTGTAACCTCGGACCGAAAATGACCCCGATCGGATCGCTCGCGACACTATTGTGGCTTCACGTTTTGGCGCAAAAAGGGGTCAAGATCGGTTGGGGCGAATACATGAAAGTGGGATTGGTGATTACCCCGCCGGTATTATTGGTAGCGTTGGTAGGACTCATTTAATATTTTTCAAATATATTGATCTGATCTAAGTTTATCAATTCATCTGTTAAAAGATTGATTGCTTTATTCGCATCCAAGTGAATATTTTTAGTAAAAAGATTGGATATGTCTTGATATATTTTTAATTTTACTAACTCCTGAATACTTGATTGATGAAGTTTAGTATGATTATTGTTTTTTTCTTCATTGTAAAGATATATTAATAGAAATAAAAATGATATTTTCAAGCCGTCATAAATATCTTTTTTTAATATGATGATTTCATCAGTTAAATTAATAATATTTGCATTAATTCGAGTATATTCATATATATTATCATAAAGTTGGATGTACTTTTCAATACTTTTAATTTTTTCAAGTTTTTGATACATACTTATATTATTTTGGCATGCGTTTATGAAAACATAAATATCATTATTAACGAGTGCTTGATTTGCAATTGTTTTTTCTAATGCAGTTAATTTTGAAATTTTTCGATCAAATTGATTTTGAATAGATTGAATTTCGAGTTCTTTCATTTGCTGGGAATAAAGTTTGTTTTGTTCTTTGAACTGCTCCGTTTGATTTTCAAATTCTTCTCTTTGGAGCTTGAATTCTCGGCTCTGAATAAAAATTCCGTATGCAAGCCATATAAAAGCTAAGATACTAAAATGTCCTGATGTGAAGTCACCAAAGACTCCTTTCTTTTCAAGTGTCAGATTGTGATCCATATAAAAATTTGTATTGATACCTTCTGGCGTAATTGAACCGCCAAAAAGAAAAAAGAAGTAATGTATAAGTACGAATACGGTTAAAATAATAATGCTAATTTTCATTTATTGATTCCTTGGTTTAGATTCATTTCCACACCGCAATCCCTCCCCAACCATCAACAAATCCCATCTGTTCCAAATCTATATCAGGATACTTGGCAAAAAGGTTTAATAGCTCCGATTTCATATCAAACGTGTCATGAATCGAACGAAGTACATGATGGGTCATCACGGCAAACGTATAGTATTTGTCGTTGACCATCCCCGTAAACTCTTTTTTATGCTTCGGTATTTTGGTTTTGATAACGAATTGACGGTTCCATAAACGGCTATGATGGGCGGAGAGGTTGCGCACGTACGAAAAGACATGAAGCCAGTTTTTAAAGACAAAAGAGGGCAACCCGATTCCGTCTAAAATCTCTTTTTCGATAGGGGGACAAAGCATAGAGTAAAGTTTTGAAAGTGTACCGAATGAGATGATCTCAACGACCATCCAAATGGGTAAATCACTATCGCAATAGTTGTCTCTGAAATGTTTGATAAACGTTTCTTTTGAACGTCCCGTCTCTTTTGCTATGTCGTCTTTGAGCCATGCAAAATCCCCGTCTCTGGCACAAAAGTTTTCTTCTTGGGTATAGCCGAAAGCCTTGGTGTGTTTCGAGAGAATGTAGGCGAGGGAAGTGCGTAAAAATATTTCGATTTTTTCAATAGCGCCAAATGTTAAAAGTCGTAGCTCTTTATCGAAATGGTAGAGGTCGATGATCTGCTCGAACGTAATGCCGTGGTCAAAAGTGTCTTTTGCCGATTGAAACGGCAGGAAATAAGCACTGAGCCGAAAATAACTGATGTGTTTGAGTTTAGTAATGGCATAAGCTTCATCATGGATAATAAGTCCGCGATTTTTGAGAAGATCGATTTGATTTTGATACGAAAGGTGAGGTTTGTTGTAAGAAGTCATAAGCACTTCCCCGTTTGCACATTGTGAAGAGGTGGGGGGAGTATGTTGAGAGAATTATTACGAAAATAAGCTTTGAAATTTATTACGTGCATCGAGGATATTCCATAATGATGCTAACGTAAGACATTCATACTCCGTAACATAAAATAATTGCAGTGATTATAGCAGATTTGAATGACCTTCCGAACTGATCTGTTGTGTTGAGCAGGTTGGTATAAGAAGTAATTATTCAGTAAAATAGCAAACTTTTTTATAGCAAGGGTCGAAATGGTTTCATCAAAATACACTGCACAACGATTTATAGGACTCGGCGGTATTTTGATGATGTCGGCAATAATCAGCACCTCGTGCAGTGCAGAAAACCTTGAGGATATCTTCAAAGAGGGTAAAGTGAGCGGTCAGCTCCGAGCCTTCTGGTATGACGGACAGCGGGAACTGCGGATCGATCGTACGGCACTGACCGTGGGGGGGATACTTTCCTATCAAACGGCGCCGTTCGCGGGACTGAGTGGCGGAGTATCGTTTTTTTCGAGCAACGGTATCACGTCGCTGACGCACATGCCCGAATCGGGGCAGACCCACAACCTCAATCTCGACGGAAGCTCCATCAACACCCTCTGCGAAGCGTATCTGCAGTACAAAGCGAGTGAGACGTCGATCAAGATCGGGCGGCAGCGTCTTGATCTTCCTTTGACGAATGACTATTACAACCGTATGCTCCCCAACAGTTTTGAAGCGCTGTACGGCGAGAACCGTTCGCTGCAGCATACGGTTCTCAAAGCCGCCTACATCACGGGGTGGAAGTATAAAGGCTCCGATACGTTTGTCTCTCCGACCTATACCCTCGGAATTGACCGCGATATCACCGTTGTCGGAGCGGTCTACACTCCTGAGCCTTCGCTAAAATTTGAACTTTACGACACCTATGTGCGTGACGTGATGAACGCCCCGTATCTGCAGATTATCGATAATGCGATCTGGAAATCATCCGAGGGGACAACCCTCTCGGGCGCCGTTCAGTATTTGAATGAAAAGAGTATCGGTTTGCATGCGGCGGGGGAGATGGATACCTATCTGCTAGGAATCCGGGGCACCGTGTCCAAAGGGCTGTGGAGTCTGAGCGCTCTGTATACCCGCATCGGCGATCAAAGCCTGCAAGGGAGCGGCGGACGCTATGAGAAAATGGGGTGGGGAGGGTTTATTACCTACACCGATCTGCAAATCGACGGGGAGAGCGAAAACGGCGGGGCACAAGCCTACGGAAGTATCCTGACCTACCGCCCCTCATCGGATTTCGAGATTTCTGCCAAAACCATGCACATCGATCAAAACGACGCTATACAGTCTAACCCCGCGTCGCTTACCCTCAACCCCCGACCCGATTCAAACGAATACAACATCGATGCGACTTATCAACCTTCTAAATCGTTTCGGCTGCGCACACGACTCGCTCGGATCGATTACGACAGCGGCAGTACAGAGCTGTATAAAGCCAAAGCGTACGATGAGACAAATGTCCGCATTATCGCCGACTATCTGTTTTAGTACATTTACAAAACAATTCTAAAACAGTTCAATCCCGTATCGTAATGATATTCGAGTCTGTATCCGTGTTTGTGCAAGATGGCATTGGTGATATAAAGCCCTAACCCTAGACCGGTCATGGAACTCTCATAGGTACGGTTAAAGGGTTTGGTAAAAGTTCGGTTCTCTTCGGGAAGAGGCTCTCCGAGGCTGCAGATTTCAATAGCGTGTTGCAATATGAAAAGGGTGGGTTTCGTATCGGAGTATTTAAACGCGTTATCGAGAAGGTTTTTCAGTGCGATGGCGAAAAGCTCAAAATCGACGTTGATAATGAGGGCGGAATCTTCCCCTTTGATCACAATGTTTTTTTTCTCGCACATCAGAATATCGCAGGTATGGTCGAGAATATCGACAAAACGGTATTCTTGGGGATTGATCGTCATCTCTCCGCTGCTGAAACGCTCCATTGTCGAAAACTCTCTGAGCAGATAATCCATACGGTTAAAAATCCGCTTCAGCCGTTTCTGATCCTCTGATTCTTCGAGGCAATCGGTGCTCAAAGCCCCTTTCATAATCGGTGTTTTAAGTTCATGAAGGATATTGCGTAAAAACAGCGCTCTCGCCTCTTTCATCGAGGCGATTTTCTCTAACGCAAGGTTGAATTCATGGGTAATCTGAGAAATTTCATCCTTCCCGCCTATCGGTACGTCCAGACGGGTATCCCCCTCTTTAAAGTTCATGATAGCATTTTTAAGACGGTTCAGCGGGGTCAGCTTTTTGAGAATAAAGATAAAAAAGAGCAGCACCAGCAGATCGATCATAATGAATACAGTCCAAATAGGCCATATTGAGGTTACTTTGAGGTCTTCCAAAACCATTAAATCATGCCGATCGAACGGCGGAGGCGGCGGCAATGACGGATCAAACATCAAAGGAGGCCGGTCAAACGGATTCATCGGAGGAGGGGATTTGAGAAAATAGATTTTGCCGTTATGTTCCATCACTCTTCCGAAAGGGAATTCTTCAAGCGTTATTCCGTTTTTTCGGAGGAAATCGGGTGACAGGGAAGAGGGGGCGATCATCAGTTGTTTGAGTTCCGTCCCGAAATCTCCGCTTCGGTGGTGAATCAGACGTTCCGCAAGAGCAAAACGGCGCATTCTGTCCCCTTGCATCTCATTTGCAAAATAGTTGTGTGCTATCCAAAACAAACCGTTGATCAGAGCAAATATGAGCAGAAAAAATAAAATAATGAGGCGGATGATGGAGTGGTTATTCATTGACAAATTTATACCCTACGCCGCGAACGGAAATAATGTAACGGGGATTTTTCGGATCGTCGCCTATTTTTTGGCGGATACGCCCCATAATGACATCGATACTTTTGAGACTGCTTTCGTATTTGATCGAACCGATATTCATCAACAGCTCTTCTCGTGAAATGGCGTAACGATCTTTTTTGATCATATAGGAGACGATATCGTATTCGGCGGGGGTAAGCTTCAAAACCGAGCCGTGACGGGAAATTTCGTGTTTTTGCTCATTGACTTCGAACGGAAACAGTTTTTTGGGCAATGAGGGGTGGATGCGCCGCATAATGGCATCGATACGAAAGATCAGCTCCTGAGGATCATAGGGTTTAGGCAGATAGTCGTCCGCCCCGCGCGAAAATCCCATTATCTTATCGCGAATGTCTGAGCGTGCCGAAGAGATAATAATCGGTATGTCGCTCTCTTGACGGATCAGACGGCATATTTCCATACCGTCCATTTGGGGTAGTGAGAGATCGAGCACCAACAGATCAAAGGTTTGTGCCTGAAACAGGCTCAGCCCTTCCAGCGGTGTCAAAGCGACCGTGACATCAATATCGTCTTTATAAAGACGTGATCGCAACAGTTGAGCCAGTTCATCATCATCTTCAATCATTAAAACCTGTATCATAAATCGATTATATCGATGAAAAGGTAACAAGATAGTAACTGAATTTTGTCGATTTTTTCGCATGTATGCGAAAACCTTTAGGGGATTGCAAAGGACAATTGTGTCCTTGCCATCTAAACCGGCTTAGCCGGTTTGGATGTATAACACTGAATCTACATGCCCCGAAGGGCATGCGTGTTTATGCACTGACACTTAAAAGAGAAGTGGAGTTGCTTGCAGAGGCATTGCTGCCGTAGTAGGAAAGAATTTTTTGAAGCATGTCATTACGCATCGTTTTAAATGCGTCTTCCGTCGTTGTTTCTGTTGTAGAAGCAGATGTTTGTGCCGAAGCGGAAGTACTGGTTTGTGATGACGTACTTGAACTATCGGTTGATTTTTTCTCAAAGAGAGCCGCTAGTTCATCGGCACTGACCGATCCGTCCTGATTGGTGTCCAGAGCGGAAAAAATCTTATCGATACTTTGGCTGTCCGTGCTGTCTGTGGAGGAAGAAGAGTCGCTCGGCGGTGGCGGTGGCATTCCTCCCGGTGGCGGCGGAGGCATTCCGCCGTCTTCTCCTTGAGCTTTTTGCGGTTTTGAATTTTTAAGTGCAGCCATGAATTCATCGGTACTTAAACCGCCGTCTCCGTTTGAATCCAACTTAGTGAAAATATCTGTAGCCGAGGTGCTGCTAGAACTAGAGCTGCCGCTAGAACTATTTGAATTAGATGCGAGCGCTTGTGCAGCCGCACTGAATTCTGCTGAGTCGACAGTACCGTTTCCATCCGTGTCCATAGAGCTCAACATTTGTTGCGCTATATCTTCAAAATTCGGTTTGGACGTCTGTGACGAAGATACCCCGGAAGAACTGTAAGACGAATACGCACTGTAGTTAGAATTAACTGTCATGGTACGCTCCTTATCGGGTGTAGCAAGAAAAATTTCTTACTCGGTCAAAATCATAAAGCCCCTATAGTAACTAATAGGTAACATTAATAATGTTTATCAATAAAAAAATATAAAAAAAAGTTTGTCTCTAAAATTTAATATTTTTGTAATAAATTGTATTCATTCTATGTTATGATTAAATCTGCATGAATAAAAATAAGCTTTGAATATCGTATCTTTATGCGATAAATACGGCTTAAAAATAAAGGAGATAAATGAAAGCTGTTATTATGGCAGGCGGATTTGGAACACGGATTCAACCGCTTACTAACTCAATTCCTAAACCGATGTTGCCGATAATGAACCGTCCAATGATGGAACATACGATCGTCAGTTTACGTGATTTGGGGATAAAAGAATTTATTGTCTTGCTTTATTTTAAACCTGAGATCATTAAGGATTATTTTAAAGACGGAAAGGCATGGGGGATCAACATCACTTATGTAATACCGGATGATGATTACGGTACCGCCGGTGCCGTGAAAAAAGCTCAGGAATTTATCGGTAATGAAAATTTTATCATTATCAGCGGAGACTTAGTTACCGATTTTGATTTTCAAAAAATATTCGACTATCATAAATCGAAAAATTCCAAACTGACCATCACACTCACTTCTGTTGAAAATCCGCTCGAGTTCGGGGTGGTCATAGCCAATGAAGAGGGGATTATCCAAAAGTTTCTGGAAAAGCCGAGTTGGGGTGAGGTATTCAGCGATACGATTAATACCGGTATCTACATTATCGAGCCGGAGATTCTGAATTACATACCTAATAATGAAAATTTTGATTTTGCCAAAGATCTATTCCCGATGCTAATGAACAAAGGGATCGATTTAATGGCGGGATATGCCGAGGGATATTGGCGTGACGTAGGCAATCCTGAAAGCTACCGTGATGTATATGACGATATTTTGAGCGGAAAAATAAAATTCAAGCTCGACGGCGAAGCTATCAAATACGTTGACGGTGTTTTGATTCGCGAAGAGGACAATGTCATTGACGAGAGTGTCGAAGTCGTCGGTATTGTCGTAATCGGAAACAATGTTACGATCAAAAAAGGGGCCAGACTCAGTAATGTCGTCATCGGAGACAATGTCACCATCGGAGCGTCATCAAAAATCTGCAATACCGTTATTTGGAATGATGTTGAGATAGGGAAAAATGTAAAGCTCGACGGATGTGTCATCTGTAATAACAACCGTATCGGCAAAAATGTGACGGCAAAATCGGGGATGATTTTGGCGGAAGGGTGCGAAATCGGCGAATTGGCCGTAGTCGAACAGGATGTCACAATCTGGCCGGATAAAATGATTCAAGAAGCCTCTATCGTCAGCCGCAGTGTCATTTTAGGGAGCAAATATAAAAATTCGATATTTGAAAACGGGTTGGTTATCGGCAAATCAAATGTCGAACTCTCCTGTGAAATGGCGACCAAACTGGCCGAAGCATTCGGTGCTCAGCTCCCGGTAGGTTCTACCGTTCTCGTATCTCGTGACAGTTCTAAAAGCGCACGGATGCTTAAGCGGGCATTTTTAGGGGGGCTTTTATCCTCAGGGATGGACGTAATCGATTACAGAGCTATTCCCTCGGCCGTCATGAGATGCAGCTTATCGTACCATGATGAGTATGCCGCCGGTATCCATATTAACCAAAAGCTCGATGATCCGACCAGTACCGTTATTACCTTTTACAATCACGAAGCGCTTCGAATCAATAACGATACGGCAAAAAAGGTAGAAAAAGCGTTCTTTAAAGAGACTTTCCGTCGTGTAGACTACTCTCGAATCGGCCAAATTTTTCCATCCGATCATGAGAAAGAGTATGCCGGCTATAAAAAAGGGATGGAAGAGCTTCTTCAGTCGCATATGTTCAAGTGTCTTAATTGCCGTGTCGCGATCGATGTGATGCACGGGATGTCATCCGAAGTGTTTCCCGATATTTTAAACGATATGGGTGTAGACAATATAATGTTCAACGCACATCCCGACGAACAGCGTCTGGAAAATATCAATACCCTTATGAAACGCTCCTATGAGGATATGAGTGCCGTTATCAATGCATTGAAACTGGATGCGGGATTTATGATCTATCCGCACGGACAGCGGCTTGATATATTGTGCGATAAAGGGATTGTACTCAGCAAGCAGGCCGCATTGTTTGTCGTTCTCACTCTTTTGAACATGGAAGCGAAAGAAAAAGGGGTGGAAAAACGGGTATTTCTCCCTACCTGGGCAGCCGATTTTGTCCGATTCGAGCATTTGAAAATTGAACGCGGGCAATATGCCAATTTTAAAAGCGATCAAATGAAACGGTACGATTTGGTCACGACGGGGGAGGGGAACTTCGCGTTTACCGAATTTGCAACCCACCGTGATTCGATGTACGCTACGCTGAAAATTTTGGAGATGATCGTCAATCACAGAGTTAAACTCTCCGAACTTATCGAAGCGCTTCCGACGTTTTATTATCACACTTTCCAGGTTCCGTGTACACAGGCGAACAAAGGAAAAATGATGAGAATGTTCCTGGAAGACTCAAAAGGGAAAAAATCCTCAACCCTTGACGGAGTCAAAATTTGGCTTGATCAGCATGACTGGGTATTAATGATACCGGATCAGTACAGCGATCATCTAAACCTCTACATTCAAGCCAAAACAGCGAAACAGGGTGAACATATTTATGAAACCTATAAGACAAAAATTGAGGAATGGATACGTTCATAATGGAACCGAATACTCTCCAACTCTCGTTTTTCTGGCATATGCATCAGCCCGATTATCGCGGGAGCGACGGGGTGATGAGCATGCCGTGGGTTTTTCTGCATGCCATTAAAGATTATTATGAGATGCCGTGGCTGTTGACAAAATTTGCGACCATCAAGGCAACGTTTAATCTGACCGCGACATTGATGGAGCAGTTGGAACTTTACCGCGATCCTCTCAAATACGATTATTTTCTCTCTTTATGGGAACAGCACCCCTCAAGTCTCGATTTTCAATCACGTCAATGGCTGATAAAACTGTGTAAATCGAGTCAGTTTGAGACGATGGTCAGGCCGATCCCCCATTATGAATATCTGTACGGTAAAAATGAATACAGCGATAACGAGCTTATCGATTTGGAAATACTTTTTATTTTGTCGTGGTGCGGAAATTATCTGCGCAGTGAAAATGCGGTTGTAAAAAGGATGCTGCAGCAAGGCTCCGGATTTAATCAAAATGATAAACACCGTCTCCTCGATTCGCTGTGCGCGTTTATTGAAACGATTATTCCTTTTTACGCTTCATTGCAGCAAGAGGGGCGTATCTCAGTATCGACAACCCCTTATTATCATCCCATTTTACCGTTGCTGATCGACATGGAAAATGCCACCATCGCCAATCCCCACACAACGCTGCCGAAAAGGCCTCTCTCATTGCATGCGGATGCTCAAAAACATATTGAACGCTCAATGAAGCTATATGAGAAGCATTTTAAAAAGAAACCGAGCGGTTTTTGGCCGGCTGAGGGGGCGGTAGATACGAAAACGCTCTCTCTTTACCGTGAGAACGGGATCAAATGGATTGCGACGGACGAAGCGATTTTATTTCATTCGCTCGGCAATGACGAACGTAAAAATCTTTACATGACATACCGTTTTAATGAGGTGACGATCGCTTTTAGAGATCATGCACTCAGTGATCTGATCGGATTTACCTATCGGTTTAAATCTGCGGACGATGCGGCAGATCATTTTCTCCATACCTTGAAATCGATCGAAAATGAACAAACTGATCCGTCTGTTTTTGTCATTGTCGACGGAGAGAACGCCTGGGAATTTTATGAGAACAACGGATTTAATTTTTTCATGGCACTCTATAAACGGCTGGAGGGCGCTTCATGGTGCAAAA contains:
- a CDS encoding sugar phosphate nucleotidyltransferase, which produces MKAVIMAGGFGTRIQPLTNSIPKPMLPIMNRPMMEHTIVSLRDLGIKEFIVLLYFKPEIIKDYFKDGKAWGINITYVIPDDDYGTAGAVKKAQEFIGNENFIIISGDLVTDFDFQKIFDYHKSKNSKLTITLTSVENPLEFGVVIANEEGIIQKFLEKPSWGEVFSDTINTGIYIIEPEILNYIPNNENFDFAKDLFPMLMNKGIDLMAGYAEGYWRDVGNPESYRDVYDDILSGKIKFKLDGEAIKYVDGVLIREEDNVIDESVEVVGIVVIGNNVTIKKGARLSNVVIGDNVTIGASSKICNTVIWNDVEIGKNVKLDGCVICNNNRIGKNVTAKSGMILAEGCEIGELAVVEQDVTIWPDKMIQEASIVSRSVILGSKYKNSIFENGLVIGKSNVELSCEMATKLAEAFGAQLPVGSTVLVSRDSSKSARMLKRAFLGGLLSSGMDVIDYRAIPSAVMRCSLSYHDEYAAGIHINQKLDDPTSTVITFYNHEALRINNDTAKKVEKAFFKETFRRVDYSRIGQIFPSDHEKEYAGYKKGMEELLQSHMFKCLNCRVAIDVMHGMSSEVFPDILNDMGVDNIMFNAHPDEQRLENINTLMKRSYEDMSAVINALKLDAGFMIYPHGQRLDILCDKGIVLSKQAALFVVLTLLNMEAKEKGVEKRVFLPTWAADFVRFEHLKIERGQYANFKSDQMKRYDLVTTGEGNFAFTEFATHRDSMYATLKILEMIVNHRVKLSELIEALPTFYYHTFQVPCTQANKGKMMRMFLEDSKGKKSSTLDGVKIWLDQHDWVLMIPDQYSDHLNLYIQAKTAKQGEHIYETYKTKIEEWIRS
- a CDS encoding glycoside hydrolase family 57 protein, which produces MDTFIMEPNTLQLSFFWHMHQPDYRGSDGVMSMPWVFLHAIKDYYEMPWLLTKFATIKATFNLTATLMEQLELYRDPLKYDYFLSLWEQHPSSLDFQSRQWLIKLCKSSQFETMVRPIPHYEYLYGKNEYSDNELIDLEILFILSWCGNYLRSENAVVKRMLQQGSGFNQNDKHRLLDSLCAFIETIIPFYASLQQEGRISVSTTPYYHPILPLLIDMENATIANPHTTLPKRPLSLHADAQKHIERSMKLYEKHFKKKPSGFWPAEGAVDTKTLSLYRENGIKWIATDEAILFHSLGNDERKNLYMTYRFNEVTIAFRDHALSDLIGFTYRFKSADDAADHFLHTLKSIENEQTDPSVFVIVDGENAWEFYENNGFNFFMALYKRLEGASWCKTATMDEMAKGIKHTNLESLQPGSWIHGTFDTWSGHPQKNRAWELIYQTRRDADNFRGTVSDETARKIEEHFLASECSDWFWWYGDDHVTDFAVEFDTLFRNHLISIYELLGIAPPANLFQPILSMSSAAPFWVKPKSPLTPVIDGKYSSFFEWLGCGSMDERKLYSTMDRVRGPIDTLYYGHDKKAIYVAFEGNLSAINRRGLKLLVILEESGEHFEFDLETVSAAENDIVAMDERLEIAIARSHFGMMRLFHLRFELISDTKILQTMPGNGALCIDLNEHYAANWFV